One Rissa tridactyla isolate bRisTri1 chromosome 1, bRisTri1.patW.cur.20221130, whole genome shotgun sequence DNA segment encodes these proteins:
- the ST13 gene encoding hsc70-interacting protein yields MDARKLSELRAFVRLCKQNPALLHTEELAFLREWVESMGGTIPPAPANASAEETSKGKAEEQPEEPAKSPEPESEESDLEIDNEGVIEPDNDDPQEMGDENVEVTEEMMDQANEKKIEAINALSEGELQKAVDLFTDAIKLNPCLAILYAKRASVFVKLQKPNAAIRDCDRAIKINPDSAQTYKWRGKAHRLLGHWEEAAHDLALACKLDYDEDASAMLKEVQPRAQKIAEHRRKYERKREEKEIKERMERVKKAREEHERAQREEEARRQAGGAQFGGFPGGFPGGFPGAMPGGMPGMAGMPGLNEILSDPEVLAAMQDPEVMVAFQDVAQNPANMSKYQNNPKVMNLISKLSAKFGSKP; encoded by the exons ATGGACGCCCGCAAGCTGAGCGAGCTGCGGGCCTTCGTCAGGCTCTGCAAGCAGAACCCGGCCCTGCTGCACACCGAGGAGCTGGCTTTCCTCCGCGAGTGGGTGGAGAG CATGGGAGGCACAATACCGCCTGCTCCAGCCAATGCCTCCGCAGAGGAGACAAGTAAG GGCAAAGCAGAGGAACAGCCAGAGGAGCCAGCTAAATCACCTGAACCAGAAAGTGAAGAGAGTGACTTAG AAATTGACAATGAGGGAGTGATTGAACCAGACAATGATGACCCTCAAGAAATGGGAGATGAAAATGTGGAG gtaACTGAAGAGATGATGGATCAAGCTAATGAGAAGAAGATTGAAGCAATAAATGCTCTAAGTGAAG GTGAACTTCAGAAGGCTGTCGACTTGTTCACAGATGCTATCAAGCTGAATCCTTGTTTGGCTATCTTGTACGCCAAGAGGGCAAG TGTTTTTGTGAAACTACAGAAGCCGAATGCTGCCATTAGGGATTGTGACAGAGCCATCAAGATTAATCCTGACTCAGCACAGACCTACAAATGGAGGGGGAAAGCACACAG ACTTCTGGGTCACTGGGAGGAGGCCGCTCACGATCTTGCATTAGCTTGTAAACTGGATTATGATGAAGATGCTAGTGCCATGCTGAAGGAGGTGCAACCAAGA GCTCAGAAAATTGCTGAACATCGCCGAAAATATGAGCGGAAacgtgaagaaaaagaaatcaaggaaaGAATGGAAAGAGTGAAGAAGGCACGGGAAGAGCATGAGAGAGCACAAAGG GAGGAAGAAGCAAGACGACAGGCAGGAGGAGCTCAGTTTGGTGGCTTCCCAGGTGGCTTcccag GTGGATTTCCTGGGGCTATGCCTGGAGGTATGCCAGGAATGGCAGGTATGCCAGGTCTCAATGAGATTCTCAGTGATCCAGAAGTCCTTGCGGCCATGCAG GATCCAGAAGTTATGGTTGCGTTCCAAGACGTTGCCCAGAACCCAGCAAATATGTCCAAGTACCAGAACAATCCCAAGGTCATGAATCTCATCAGTAAATTGTCTGCCAAATTTGGCAGTAAACCATAA